From candidate division TA06 bacterium, the proteins below share one genomic window:
- a CDS encoding ArsR family transcriptional regulator yields MDITKIVESRLRKELLALYFTNPEKGYYLRELERILGFSVGNIRRELLRLERAGLFERRAVGNLVYYHLNKSYPLFEEMKSIVFKTVGIVGSLREAFGRIRGIQFAIIYGSYATGTEGVASDIDVLIVGEPDTDELIEIVDKAEKRLQREINYTVYDRQDFEKKKKAKESFILDVIKKPKIFLVGDEERL; encoded by the coding sequence ATGGACATCACCAAGATAGTCGAATCAAGACTGAGGAAAGAGCTTCTTGCCCTCTACTTCACCAATCCCGAGAAAGGATACTACCTCAGGGAATTAGAACGCATTCTGGGTTTTTCGGTGGGCAATATTCGGCGGGAGCTCTTGAGATTGGAGAGAGCTGGCCTGTTTGAAAGAAGGGCTGTCGGAAATTTGGTCTACTATCACCTAAACAAAAGCTATCCTCTCTTCGAGGAAATGAAGAGCATCGTTTTCAAAACGGTGGGCATCGTGGGAAGTCTGAGGGAAGCTTTTGGGAGAATCAGAGGCATACAATTTGCGATAATCTATGGTTCCTATGCAACAGGTACAGAAGGGGTGGCAAGCGACATAGATGTATTGATCGTTGGCGAGCCCGACACAGATGAGCTCATTGAGATAGTCGACAAAGCTGAGAAAAGACTGCAGAGGGAGATCAACTATACAGTGTACGATAGGCAGGACTTCGAGAAGAAGAAGAAAGCAAAAGAGTCATTCATTTTGGATGTAATTAAGAAGCCAAAGATATTCTTGGTCGGCGATGAAGAACGATTATAG
- a CDS encoding orotate phosphoribosyltransferase: MERNGGGPEVKKEELEKTFEEAGVIRGGHFLLSSGLHSGIYFEKFRLLENPNLTIQICQEIAKEFSRSNISKIAGPTLGGVVVAYEVARQLGKKWLVAERVEEGRDFRRGFDVEEGENILVVDDILTTGTSALDTTAAVERRKGKVVGVAVLVDRREEDTEFPFKLYSVYRSRAKNFSPHECPLCKEGVKLEKPGSAQRQLR; the protein is encoded by the coding sequence ATTGAAAGAAATGGAGGAGGCCCTGAGGTGAAAAAAGAAGAGCTGGAAAAAACGTTTGAAGAAGCTGGAGTGATAAGAGGAGGCCACTTTCTTCTCAGTTCCGGACTCCACAGTGGAATATACTTTGAGAAGTTCAGGTTGCTTGAGAATCCTAATCTTACCATTCAGATTTGCCAGGAAATCGCAAAGGAGTTTTCCAGGTCGAACATAAGTAAAATTGCCGGGCCCACATTGGGAGGTGTGGTGGTGGCGTACGAGGTGGCAAGGCAGCTTGGGAAGAAGTGGCTCGTTGCAGAACGAGTAGAAGAGGGCAGAGATTTCAGGCGCGGTTTCGATGTTGAAGAAGGGGAGAACATCCTGGTTGTCGACGACATTCTGACTACTGGGACCTCTGCTCTGGATACGACCGCTGCAGTGGAACGGAGAAAGGGGAAGGTGGTGGGTGTGGCGGTCCTCGTGGACCGGAGGGAAGAAGATACAGAATTCCCCTTCAAGTTGTACAGTGTGTACAGGAGCCGCGCGAAAAATTTCTCTCCCCATGAGTGTCCCCTGTGCAAGGAAGGGGTGAAGCTCGAAAAGCCCGGGAGCGCACAAAGACAATTGAGATGA
- a CDS encoding ABC transporter permease: MIERSKAGPTHTLRVALVVAKKDALIYYFKAPVVIFGILFPLFFFLAFAIGRPMSQSSIAPSMIAMAVFFTASAIGPLVTPWERSAKTYERLLSCPLSVFSIVLGDVIAGFAFGLTLTAVPLIIVIFFTSARVAHWNLLLPGLLLSSFCFAALGTLLSSPSARAPSKIMMLSSLVRIPLIFISGIFVPLSAMPSWSRLLSPLSPLSYCADVVRFSFGEGPFFPIWLSYLMLAGFSGVFLAIARHFHRRAKATGL, from the coding sequence ATGATTGAGCGGTCAAAGGCTGGCCCCACTCACACGCTGAGAGTAGCATTGGTGGTGGCAAAGAAGGACGCACTCATATACTACTTCAAGGCACCGGTGGTCATCTTTGGCATACTGTTCCCACTTTTCTTCTTTCTTGCTTTTGCCATCGGCAGGCCGATGAGCCAGAGTTCCATTGCTCCCAGCATGATAGCTATGGCTGTCTTTTTCACCGCCTCTGCGATTGGACCGCTTGTTACACCATGGGAGCGGTCAGCGAAGACTTACGAGAGGCTTCTTTCCTGTCCGCTGTCAGTTTTCTCTATTGTTCTTGGCGATGTTATAGCAGGGTTTGCCTTTGGTTTGACTCTGACTGCCGTACCCCTGATAATAGTGATTTTTTTCACAAGTGCTCGGGTCGCACACTGGAATCTCCTCCTGCCTGGGCTCCTGCTATCCTCTTTTTGCTTTGCAGCGCTTGGTACTCTGCTGTCTTCTCCTTCGGCTAGGGCTCCCTCTAAGATTATGATGCTCTCTAGCCTTGTCAGAATCCCTCTTATCTTCATCAGCGGGATCTTTGTGCCCCTTTCGGCTATGCCCTCATGGAGTCGGTTGCTCTCTCCCCTTTCCCCACTTTCTTATTGTGCTGATGTAGTGCGGTTCAGTTTTGGGGAAGGGCCTTTCTTCCCAATATGGCTCAGTTACCTGATGTTGGCAGGGTTTTCTGGTGTCTTCCTTGCTATTGCTCGTCATTTCCATCGGAGGGCCAAAGCCACCGGCCTTTAG
- a CDS encoding ArsR family transcriptional regulator — translation MKNLSDTFRILGVEARLKIVTLLLKSSPLCVSAITEQLQISQSAVSQHLRVLKMAGWVKAEKIGYWVHYSLKRKKLEELRRAVEKLVAQRGQKSCRSSSKAKCRK, via the coding sequence ATGAAAAACCTTTCAGATACATTCCGGATTCTAGGTGTAGAAGCGAGGCTGAAGATAGTCACTTTGCTTCTGAAGTCTTCGCCACTCTGTGTGAGCGCGATCACTGAGCAGCTCCAGATCTCTCAATCAGCAGTCTCACAGCATCTCCGTGTCTTGAAGATGGCCGGGTGGGTGAAAGCTGAGAAGATAGGGTACTGGGTGCACTATTCGCTCAAAAGAAAGAAACTCGAGGAGTTGCGGAGGGCTGTGGAGAAGCTGGTAGCCCAGAGGGGCCAGAAGTCCTGCCGGAGCAGCAGCAAAGCAAAGTGCAGAAAGTAG
- a CDS encoding metallopeptidase family protein → MLMDTSRFLKLVQEAMEELPDEFRQALKYIHVDVEDWPDPELLERLGYGKGALLLGLYHGVPLTKRRGWSLPGMPDRIVIYKGPIEKVCSSDEEIKEKVRTTVLHEIGHLFGLDDQKLKEDGYG, encoded by the coding sequence ATGCTTATGGATACTTCGAGATTTCTTAAGCTGGTTCAAGAGGCAATGGAAGAGCTGCCGGATGAGTTCAGGCAAGCGCTCAAGTACATTCACGTGGATGTTGAAGATTGGCCTGACCCTGAGCTGCTGGAGAGGTTGGGCTATGGCAAAGGAGCCCTGCTTCTGGGCTTATATCATGGGGTTCCTTTGACAAAGCGGAGAGGATGGTCTCTTCCAGGAATGCCTGATAGAATAGTCATATACAAGGGTCCAATTGAGAAGGTCTGCTCAAGTGATGAGGAGATAAAGGAGAAAGTGCGTACTACTGTCTTGCATGAGATTGGCCACCTCTTTGGCCTTGATGATCAGAAATTGAAGGAGGATGGGTACGGTTGA
- a CDS encoding septal ring lytic transglycosylase RlpA family protein yields MTAVVILLLLSLFQCGCCTSSPRPHRGRAVTGIASYYGKKFHGKRTASGEIFDMYKLTAAHKTLPFGTRVLVTSLENDRSVVVKINDRGPFVKGRIIDLSYEAARRIGMTGIAKVKLVILN; encoded by the coding sequence ATGACAGCGGTCGTCATTTTGCTTCTTCTGTCGCTGTTTCAATGTGGGTGTTGTACCTCCAGCCCGCGGCCGCACAGGGGAAGAGCTGTCACTGGAATTGCCTCCTATTATGGGAAGAAGTTTCATGGGAAGAGGACTGCGAGCGGTGAGATTTTTGACATGTACAAACTGACTGCCGCACACAAGACGCTCCCCTTTGGAACCCGCGTACTGGTAACTAGCCTGGAGAATGACAGGTCAGTGGTGGTCAAGATAAATGATAGAGGTCCCTTTGTGAAGGGAAGGATAATAGACCTTTCATACGAAGCGGCCAGGCGCATCGGTATGACCGGCATTGCAAAGGTCAAATTGGTGATTCTCAATTAA
- the pyrF gene encoding orotidine-5'-phosphate decarboxylase, with protein MRVDVTEKLIVALDFGTLDEARKLIDRLEGSAKTFKVGSRLFTSAGPDAVKLVKDKGAKVFLDLKFHDIPKTVAEACEAAAEIGVEMLTLHTFGGFDMMESAVKLMWSREEAIRPLLLGVTVLTSLNEAALQDIIGASERTIQEEVLLLARLAQSAGLEGVVASPHEIEAVKEQCGAEFVVVTPGVRPKGEDRGDQARVRTPGEAVAAGADYIVVGRPIIRAKDPRVAALAILKEMEEALR; from the coding sequence ATGCGAGTGGATGTGACTGAAAAATTGATAGTAGCTCTCGATTTCGGCACGCTGGATGAGGCCAGGAAGCTGATTGACAGGCTGGAAGGAAGCGCAAAGACCTTCAAAGTGGGCTCCAGGCTCTTCACCAGCGCGGGTCCAGATGCCGTGAAGCTGGTCAAGGACAAAGGGGCCAAGGTGTTTCTGGATTTGAAGTTTCATGATATCCCTAAGACTGTTGCGGAGGCATGTGAGGCTGCCGCCGAGATAGGCGTAGAAATGCTCACTCTTCACACGTTCGGCGGCTTTGACATGATGGAGTCGGCAGTGAAACTCATGTGGAGTAGAGAAGAGGCTATTAGGCCCCTCCTGCTAGGCGTAACAGTGCTCACCAGTCTGAATGAGGCAGCACTGCAAGATATTATTGGAGCGTCCGAAAGAACGATTCAAGAAGAGGTTCTGCTTCTTGCCAGACTTGCGCAATCGGCAGGGCTTGAAGGAGTTGTGGCCTCTCCACATGAGATTGAGGCTGTGAAGGAACAGTGCGGCGCGGAGTTCGTAGTAGTGACTCCGGGAGTGAGGCCAAAGGGAGAAGACAGGGGCGATCAAGCCAGGGTGAGAACTCCTGGAGAAGCAGTGGCTGCCGGTGCTGACTATATAGTCGTGGGACGCCCGATAATACGGGCTAAAGATCCTAGGGTCGCAGCGCTGGCCATATTGAAAGAAATGGAGGAGGCCCTGAGGTGA
- a CDS encoding dihydroorotate dehydrogenase yields the protein MSVDLTVTLGGLDLANPVILASGTFGYGTEYSGLLDVTEVGGFVSKGLTLEKREGNTPPRIAETPCGMLNSVGLENVGLDHFISEKLEAMKNLNTKVIVNVAGSSVDEYVAVVSGLDGKEGIDAFELNVSCPNVKDGVMFGSDPDLIHRLVSESRDETDLPLFVKLNPNTDRILQVASSAVEAGADGLSLINTLYGMAIDVEQRKPLLGNVTGGLSGPAIRPVAVYYVHVVSQNVKVPVIGMGGIMNWRDALEFILAGASAVQVGTAVFTNPRAPAAIVNGLKVYCEKHGIDRIADLVGKLELE from the coding sequence TTGAGTGTCGATCTAACAGTAACGCTTGGAGGACTGGATCTTGCAAACCCTGTGATTCTTGCATCAGGGACATTCGGATATGGCACAGAGTACTCTGGTCTCCTTGATGTGACAGAGGTTGGTGGATTCGTGAGTAAAGGTTTAACCCTGGAAAAGAGAGAAGGGAACACTCCGCCCCGGATTGCAGAAACGCCTTGCGGGATGTTGAACTCGGTGGGTCTGGAGAATGTAGGGCTTGACCATTTCATCTCGGAGAAACTAGAGGCGATGAAGAACCTCAATACAAAGGTGATTGTAAACGTTGCGGGCTCCAGCGTGGATGAGTATGTCGCAGTTGTTTCCGGACTGGATGGGAAAGAGGGGATTGACGCATTTGAGTTGAACGTCTCCTGCCCCAACGTTAAGGATGGCGTCATGTTTGGTTCCGATCCAGACTTGATACATAGACTCGTCTCAGAATCAAGGGATGAGACGGACTTGCCTCTGTTTGTGAAGTTGAATCCAAATACAGATAGGATTCTGCAAGTTGCCTCCAGTGCTGTGGAAGCTGGCGCCGACGGTCTGTCCCTGATAAACACGCTCTACGGCATGGCGATAGATGTCGAGCAAAGGAAGCCACTTCTTGGCAATGTGACCGGTGGCCTGTCAGGTCCTGCCATCAGGCCTGTCGCAGTTTACTATGTACATGTGGTTAGCCAAAACGTGAAGGTCCCTGTCATAGGTATGGGGGGGATAATGAACTGGCGCGATGCTCTGGAGTTCATCCTGGCGGGAGCGTCCGCGGTCCAGGTGGGCACAGCGGTATTCACAAATCCCAGGGCGCCTGCAGCAATAGTCAACGGCCTAAAGGTCTACTGCGAGAAGCATGGGATAGACAGAATTGCTGACCTGGTTGGCAAACTGGAGTTGGAATGA
- a CDS encoding membrane protein insertion efficiency factor YidD, with translation MKVVIVFLLVISASGWPVSNASEEPWEPPPVDRSIEPEKSEVPKETTVLGFVIDTAISAYQFFLSDQQGDVCAFAPSCSQYAQQAIDSCGLILGAIMTADRLQRCNWFTWSYAPRYYRPVLENEKLRLSDPVSNNSPRGSEQRCGLP, from the coding sequence ATGAAAGTCGTAATCGTTTTTCTCTTAGTTATATCTGCATCTGGATGGCCTGTAAGCAACGCTAGTGAGGAACCATGGGAGCCCCCGCCCGTTGATAGATCGATTGAGCCCGAGAAGAGTGAAGTTCCAAAAGAGACGACGGTGCTTGGTTTTGTCATTGACACCGCAATCAGTGCGTACCAGTTTTTTCTCTCAGATCAGCAGGGCGATGTGTGTGCTTTTGCGCCTTCCTGTTCTCAATATGCCCAACAGGCTATTGATTCCTGCGGTCTGATATTGGGAGCCATCATGACTGCCGACAGGCTACAGAGGTGCAACTGGTTTACATGGAGCTATGCTCCGCGTTACTACAGGCCAGTACTCGAAAATGAAAAGCTGCGGCTGTCAGACCCTGTGAGCAACAACTCCCCACGTGGAAGCGAACAAAGATGCGGCCTGCCCTGA
- the arsB gene encoding ACR3 family arsenite efflux transporter, with protein MEKKRKLGVWERFLTVWVLLCITAGIAMGRLLPQISDVLSRMEVARVSIPVAFCLFWMIYPIMVQIDFKRVVKAGRTPKPIAATLISNWGIKPFTMAFLAWLFMAVVFKRFIPYDDALQYRAGMILLGVAPCTAMVLMWSYLAEGNMGHTLVMCAVNSLTMIFLYAPLAGLLLGLSGIRIPWGTIAFSVLIYICLPLAAGYVTRTLAIKRKGLTWFEGRLVAPLRTVAIVALLVTLVVLFSLQGYVIVKLPAIIAMITVAIFVNILVVFALTYGVAKIIRLRYEDAAPTAIIAGSNHFEVAIAVAITLFGANSGAALATVVGVLTEVPIMLFLVWLCKKTRFIFQNEVQGAEYEVRSKT; from the coding sequence ATGGAAAAGAAACGTAAACTCGGTGTGTGGGAGAGATTTCTGACCGTATGGGTGTTGTTGTGCATCACCGCGGGCATCGCGATGGGCAGGCTGTTGCCTCAGATCTCGGATGTCCTGTCCAGAATGGAAGTTGCCCGTGTTTCCATCCCGGTTGCCTTCTGCCTTTTCTGGATGATATACCCCATAATGGTGCAGATAGATTTCAAGAGAGTGGTGAAGGCAGGAAGAACACCCAAACCGATTGCTGCCACTTTGATCTCGAACTGGGGCATAAAACCTTTCACCATGGCCTTCCTTGCCTGGTTATTCATGGCCGTCGTCTTCAAGAGGTTTATCCCATATGATGACGCCCTGCAATACCGGGCGGGCATGATTCTCCTCGGAGTGGCACCATGTACCGCAATGGTTCTCATGTGGTCCTATCTGGCAGAAGGGAATATGGGACACACTCTGGTGATGTGCGCCGTCAACTCGCTCACCATGATCTTCCTGTATGCGCCGCTCGCGGGTCTTCTGCTTGGACTTTCCGGCATTAGAATTCCGTGGGGCACAATCGCTTTCTCGGTGTTGATATACATCTGTCTGCCCCTGGCAGCAGGATATGTGACAAGGACTCTGGCCATAAAGAGAAAAGGCCTAACCTGGTTTGAAGGGAGACTCGTGGCACCTCTGAGGACAGTTGCCATCGTAGCACTTCTTGTGACTTTGGTAGTGCTCTTCAGCCTTCAGGGTTATGTCATAGTAAAGCTGCCGGCAATAATTGCCATGATAACAGTGGCAATTTTTGTGAACATACTTGTAGTATTTGCTCTCACTTACGGCGTTGCAAAGATAATCCGTCTGAGATATGAGGACGCGGCTCCCACTGCAATTATCGCAGGCAGCAATCACTTCGAGGTGGCAATTGCGGTAGCGATAACTCTGTTCGGCGCCAACTCAGGTGCCGCGCTGGCCACAGTAGTTGGGGTACTGACAGAAGTGCCAATCATGCTTTTCTTAGTGTGGCTGTGCAAGAAGACCAGATTCATCTTTCAAAATGAAGTACAAGGTGCAGAGTACGAAGTACGAAGTAAAACATAG
- a CDS encoding (Fe-S)-binding protein → MPMISVQKEIEKCFKCGMCRAVCPVLEAENVEIVSPRAKVVLCEAVEAGRIGFSKTTLGILDMCTGCQACSLNCPSGTDPYALATLVRFENKRAKPALLEPTGPVSSLLVHVLSNPQKNLDGLNRRRQRGSVRVGYFVGCVEANRLRAVPENALTILENLGITVGVPEDQVCCGWPYILVGRLDSARELALRNKKAFEGFDVVLASCPHCITTLSREYASLLGIGAFGKVVKDVLRFLVEKDLDRLLTLEGNAPRTLYSHPCRMGRGKDKDMTHILFLRKHLGKSLIELDAELCCGAPLELVSPALGRTIFERKMDRITHSGSSVVRSGCPFCVLAIGSGFDTPAKHVMEDIRIAT, encoded by the coding sequence TTGCCCATGATCTCAGTTCAAAAAGAAATAGAGAAGTGTTTCAAGTGTGGCATGTGCCGTGCTGTGTGTCCAGTGTTGGAAGCTGAGAATGTAGAAATAGTGAGTCCGAGGGCGAAGGTGGTCCTGTGTGAAGCAGTGGAGGCTGGTAGGATTGGATTCTCGAAAACAACTCTGGGCATTCTGGATATGTGTACCGGTTGCCAGGCATGCAGTTTGAACTGTCCGAGTGGAACCGACCCCTATGCCCTGGCAACTCTTGTCAGATTTGAAAACAAGAGGGCGAAGCCCGCATTGCTCGAACCTACAGGCCCGGTCTCTTCTCTTCTGGTTCACGTTCTTTCAAATCCGCAGAAGAACCTGGATGGATTGAACAGAAGGAGACAGCGTGGTTCAGTTCGCGTAGGTTACTTCGTTGGCTGCGTAGAGGCAAACAGGCTCAGGGCGGTCCCGGAAAATGCTCTGACTATTCTGGAAAACCTTGGGATAACTGTTGGAGTTCCTGAAGACCAGGTATGCTGTGGCTGGCCATACATTCTTGTGGGCAGACTCGATTCAGCAAGGGAACTCGCGCTCAGGAACAAGAAGGCCTTTGAAGGTTTTGATGTTGTGCTGGCAAGTTGTCCTCACTGCATCACCACTCTGTCCAGAGAGTACGCATCCTTGCTCGGAATAGGGGCCTTCGGCAAGGTTGTCAAGGACGTACTTCGTTTTCTTGTGGAGAAAGATTTGGACAGACTGCTCACCTTAGAAGGGAATGCCCCACGGACTCTTTACAGCCACCCGTGCCGGATGGGAAGGGGAAAAGACAAGGATATGACTCACATCCTCTTTTTGAGGAAGCATCTGGGCAAGTCCTTAATTGAATTGGATGCCGAGCTCTGCTGTGGTGCGCCGCTTGAGTTGGTCTCGCCTGCCCTTGGCCGAACCATCTTTGAGAGGAAGATGGACAGAATCACACACTCAGGTAGTTCAGTGGTCAGGTCGGGGTGCCCTTTCTGCGTCCTGGCTATTGGCTCAGGCTTCGATACTCCGGCAAAACATGTGATGGAAGATATAAGAATAGCGACCTGA
- a CDS encoding ATP-binding cassette domain-containing protein, translating to MEVPIEARQLTRRFNDLVAVDEVNFGVRRGEVFGFLGPNGAGKTTTVRMLTGVLEPTAGTAMVDGYDVRRHPVTARKRMASVPEDANIYVDLTVWQNIMLTAAFYRIPRRTGEENAAELLRAFGLYERKNEKGYELSKGLKRRLMLCMALVSNPAILFLDEPTGGLDVVSARMVREEIRKMSKQGLTVFLTTHNIAEAEQLCSRVAIINNGRIVAIDTPEALKAKIAETCAVELKFEGSSLREEEIQAVEQVREVRKTESGYLIYTRSPGRVAQRLGCLASEKGLHIRSINTLGPDLEEVFVQMTGSDTKDAKSGGDA from the coding sequence GTGGAAGTACCGATTGAGGCGCGGCAACTGACGAGACGATTTAACGACCTGGTTGCGGTTGACGAGGTCAACTTCGGGGTGCGCAGGGGGGAGGTCTTCGGGTTTCTCGGCCCAAATGGCGCGGGGAAAACAACGACGGTACGCATGCTCACCGGTGTGCTTGAACCAACGGCAGGCACTGCCATGGTTGATGGTTACGATGTCCGCCGTCATCCTGTTACTGCTAGAAAAAGAATGGCCAGCGTGCCGGAGGATGCGAATATATATGTTGACCTCACAGTCTGGCAGAACATCATGCTTACAGCTGCGTTCTATCGGATACCCCGGCGGACTGGCGAAGAAAACGCCGCTGAGCTGCTGCGCGCCTTCGGCCTCTATGAGCGCAAGAACGAGAAGGGCTATGAGCTCTCAAAGGGCCTGAAGCGACGGCTGATGCTGTGTATGGCCCTCGTGAGCAATCCTGCTATTCTCTTCCTGGATGAGCCCACCGGTGGACTTGATGTGGTCAGCGCCAGGATGGTTCGCGAAGAGATACGCAAGATGAGTAAGCAGGGGCTGACGGTATTCCTGACCACACACAACATAGCTGAAGCAGAGCAGCTTTGCTCACGTGTGGCCATAATCAACAATGGAAGGATCGTGGCCATTGATACGCCTGAGGCTCTCAAGGCAAAGATCGCGGAAACATGTGCAGTTGAGCTCAAATTCGAAGGTTCCAGCTTGAGAGAAGAGGAGATCCAGGCAGTGGAGCAGGTCAGGGAGGTTAGAAAGACAGAATCAGGATATTTAATCTATACGAGATCTCCGGGCAGAGTAGCCCAGCGGCTGGGTTGTCTTGCCTCCGAGAAAGGCCTCCATATAAGGAGCATAAACACTTTGGGGCCTGACCTGGAGGAGGTCTTTGTGCAGATGACGGGTTCAGATACCAAGGATGCCAAAAGTGGTGGTGATGCATGA
- a CDS encoding HEPN domain-containing protein, producing MKNDYRAYVQRMLREGLLKSQKVEFDRISRFLVRAVKDLETAQANLTIDEEAAYTFAYLGMLRAGRAIVFLQGFRPAGTQQHKTVVEFSGFVLGEEFRRLIKRFDAMRRKRHEFTYEPVFPVTMKEAKDALHTAREFVEKLIGFVKEKNPQMDLL from the coding sequence ATGAAGAACGATTATAGGGCCTATGTTCAAAGGATGTTGAGGGAGGGGCTCCTCAAGAGCCAGAAGGTTGAGTTCGACAGAATATCAAGGTTCTTGGTTCGTGCTGTGAAAGACCTGGAGACAGCGCAGGCAAATCTCACCATTGATGAAGAGGCGGCATACACCTTTGCGTATCTCGGAATGCTGCGTGCAGGTAGAGCCATTGTGTTTCTTCAGGGGTTTCGGCCTGCAGGCACGCAGCAGCACAAAACAGTGGTTGAGTTCTCTGGGTTTGTACTCGGGGAAGAATTCAGGAGACTGATAAAGAGGTTTGATGCAATGCGGAGAAAAAGGCACGAGTTCACGTATGAGCCGGTGTTCCCCGTGACAATGAAAGAGGCAAAGGACGCCCTGCATACAGCACGTGAGTTTGTGGAGAAGCTCATTGGGTTCGTGAAAGAGAAGAATCCGCAGATGGATCTGCTGTGA
- a CDS encoding tetratricopeptide repeat protein, producing MRPALKSCLIVLLVALTLLAETCASQADDMKWVSGPSNILTFADHLYETRDYFRGISEYKRFIYLFPNEPRVGRANFRIGLCYQKSGNLENAIHTFREILRRDSSPEAARSVKYEIGKCYFLGRDYQKAGQVLGELNTDRSLVMAGWSMLRGGRYAEASGYFERAQNVRPGGYLSELSSKLSRESLEGEGILKNSPVLAAFLSVPLPGAGRTYCGRLGDGIFSFLLVSASYVAAYHYYDDDQDVAALGFLAAGLFLHTGDIYGAAISARRFNAVSEEDFLKKIENKHNLGSILLD from the coding sequence ATGCGGCCTGCCCTGAAGTCATGCTTGATTGTGCTTCTTGTAGCTCTCACTCTCCTGGCAGAGACGTGCGCTTCTCAGGCAGATGACATGAAGTGGGTCTCTGGGCCTTCCAACATCCTCACCTTTGCGGATCATCTTTACGAGACCCGCGATTATTTCCGGGGCATTAGTGAATACAAAAGGTTCATCTATCTCTTTCCGAATGAGCCGCGGGTAGGGCGGGCAAATTTCAGGATTGGCCTTTGCTACCAGAAGTCGGGGAATCTGGAGAATGCCATCCACACTTTCAGGGAGATTTTGAGAAGAGACTCTTCTCCTGAAGCTGCCCGCAGTGTCAAGTATGAGATTGGCAAGTGCTACTTTCTGGGCAGAGATTACCAGAAGGCCGGTCAGGTTCTGGGGGAGCTCAACACTGACAGGTCCCTGGTGATGGCGGGCTGGTCGATGCTGAGAGGAGGAAGATACGCTGAAGCCTCCGGCTACTTTGAGAGGGCTCAGAATGTAAGGCCAGGTGGTTACCTTTCAGAGCTCTCCAGCAAACTGTCCAGAGAATCACTGGAAGGGGAAGGGATACTAAAGAATAGCCCTGTGCTGGCAGCTTTTCTCTCTGTACCACTCCCAGGCGCTGGAAGGACCTACTGCGGAAGGCTTGGTGATGGTATTTTCTCTTTCCTGCTCGTTTCTGCTTCGTATGTAGCCGCATACCATTACTATGACGACGATCAGGATGTTGCGGCGCTCGGTTTCTTGGCTGCGGGCCTCTTTCTGCATACTGGTGATATCTACGGAGCCGCCATTTCAGCTAGGAGATTCAATGCAGTTTCTGAAGAAGATTTCCTCAAGAAGATTGAGAATAAGCATAATCTTGGCAGCATTCTCCTTGATTGA
- a CDS encoding dihydroorotate dehydrogenase electron transfer subunit, with protein MNQEKGKVLENERLCEDVYRIRIRSPRISKEVKAGQFVMLRITEGFDPLLLRPFSFHDVQSESYELVYQVVGRGTSILSKKSIGDVMDSIGPLGNGFESAQGEAILVAGGIGIAPLFLLARSLTGQKMKTVLVYGAKTASSLVCRERFDSLGVSVKLATEDGSAGFKGTCVGLLEPLLGSSAVEAVYACGPAAMLREVAKLCKGHDISCQMSVEERMACGVGACKGCSITRTDGGYLTVCEDGPVFDAGKVKI; from the coding sequence ATGAATCAGGAAAAAGGAAAGGTGTTGGAAAATGAGCGGCTTTGTGAGGATGTGTATAGGATAAGAATCAGATCTCCCAGGATTTCAAAAGAGGTGAAGGCAGGACAGTTTGTTATGCTCAGGATTACTGAAGGGTTTGACCCACTCCTGCTGAGGCCGTTCAGTTTTCACGATGTTCAATCGGAAAGTTATGAGCTGGTTTATCAGGTTGTTGGGAGGGGAACTTCAATCCTTTCCAAGAAGTCTATTGGTGATGTGATGGACTCAATAGGCCCACTGGGAAATGGTTTCGAGTCTGCACAGGGAGAGGCTATTCTAGTAGCAGGCGGGATTGGCATAGCACCACTTTTTCTTCTTGCGAGGTCACTGACCGGACAAAAGATGAAGACGGTCCTGGTCTATGGTGCGAAGACAGCTTCATCTCTGGTGTGCAGAGAGAGATTCGATTCTCTGGGTGTTTCAGTCAAACTGGCCACCGAGGATGGCAGTGCAGGGTTCAAGGGTACGTGTGTGGGGTTGCTGGAGCCGCTTCTGGGAAGCTCGGCTGTTGAGGCTGTTTATGCCTGCGGTCCCGCTGCCATGCTGAGGGAGGTAGCAAAGCTCTGCAAAGGCCACGATATCTCCTGTCAGATGTCTGTGGAGGAGCGCATGGCCTGCGGGGTGGGTGCATGTAAGGGGTGCTCAATCACGCGGACTGATGGGGGCTACCTGACCGTGTGCGAAGACGGACCAGTATTTGACGCAGGGAAGGTGAAGATTTGA